The window TTCCACtgagtttagttttagtttattttgtgtctgctgctgtgtttctgttgcagCTGGTTTCAGTGGTTCTCCTCCTGCTGGCTCCAGTATTGACCTCCTGCTTACGTCTCGTCCTCCCGCTGGACTGCAGTGACATCTATAACCATGACAGCACCCGACCCAGCGGAGTGTACACCATCTATCCCATCGGAGCCACGTCTGCTGTCCAGGTACACTTCATCCTCTCTGGGACACAGTTAGAAGATGTTGGTTCAAAGATGAGTCACCATGTGATGACAGTTCAGGTTGATTCTACTAAACCAGCAGATATAACTGGTGGAAGTCATATGACTGGTTGGATAcacaaactgtatataaagaagGATGTCGCCAAGTGTGACATCAaaccagtttgaagcccagagttgcagcttgtGTACAtatgggctaacgttagctactttagctaaattgtgctaacagggcaggtttCAAAATCAAGTAACAGTACTCGTGGTCAAATGAACCAACAACCCTTTTTGGTGATTTGTGTTTACTGGGCagcattttatcattattttatcaatttaagaTAATTCAGATTCAAGACTTGGCAGCTGCTGATTGATTGAATGTAGTTTTAACTAAAGCATCATATTTACTaatgagagtgtttgtgtgtaggtgtactGTGACATGGACTCAGACGGAGGACGGTGGACGGTGAGTTTTTGAACTGAAGTCATCAAGTCACAGCTGAGTGTTTTTCAGTATGAACACTTCCTGTTGGACCTTCACAATAAATCATGAGCTGTCAGAgatcttgtgtgtttattgagttaaccccccccctccctcaggTGTTCCAGAGGAGGATGGACGGCTCGGTGAACTTCTACAGGCCCTGGGATCACTACAAGAAGGGCTTTGGTATCGCTGCTGGAGAGTACTGGCTCGGTGAGAAATGAAACCAAACTaacagtcatgtgacttcatgaaactgttcataaaaacaaacattaaactcTGATGTgacttcatgtttgtgtgttttcaggcctTGAGAATCTCTTCCATctgacacagaggaagaaggtCGAGCTGCTGGTCGACATGGAGGACTTCAGTGGAAACAAAGTGTCTGCTCGTTACTCCTCGTTCTCCATCGAATCAGAGTCCAACGGATACAAACTGCATGTGTCTGGATTCACTGATGGAGGAGCAGGTCAGTTACTGTTAGCAGgtagtagttttgtttttatgatgtttagtttccaCATGGAGACACTGAAGATTTCTGTCCTTATATTGGATTATTTGTTTGATTCCTTCAGCTAAAGACAGATTCACAAAGATTTTCAAGTCAGTAACAACAAATCTGTGgtctgttcatgttttattaattacatgGATGCTTTGGTTTATAAACACATTCAAAGGGAAACAATGTAAATGAGGCCCAGCAGGTTTCAGGTGTTTATATCCATTCAACCTTTTGCAGTTCTTGTctacatgacatactgtatgttgttatgttacagtagcagcagcagatgcagtACTAGTAGTACTAGAAGTATTTGTACAAGTGGTAGCCATAGCAGTAGTACTATATTAGTAGTGAGAATTGTAGTGTTAATAgtaatataacattatattgttgggactacatgtggaccacagtttaccacatttttcaagactccaagaaacctgagccctgggggttcgcacctaaagtgtgaagctccacccatggatccaggttatcacaACTAGAGATTCAGCTCCTTGCTCTTTTTCACCTCCAGCTGCTGACGgagcagctctcagctcctccccTCAACTGGGCATAGCTTTGCAACATAGTGAAGCATAGCACAgttaagcaagaatgtttaatttaatcaatGTACTGCACATATATTGATTTGGCTAAGGTTATTCATTGAactattgttgtgatgtccttgttcaTAGTCAGGTtattgcatagccacaccgctaggttaatgatagcatgcttaacacgtgttacatccagtaactaggccttgcatgcaactaacctctcCCTAACCTGGCACCTTGATCCTACAtcaattggccttgaatagagaaccacacagttaagagttTCAAAACCTAGTtttgcaaactttggttcaagacaccacatggtctggccttttatctctgtagttccctttgTCAGTCATATTGTCGgtatgccatgtgctcagtcaccaggtgactgcagccatcttgccattgtcttccacacacacacacacacacacacacacacacacacacacacacttgtatataggtacacttacCTAGactagtattgtgtgttttgttaaataaatgcttttggatatacctgttgtctgttttaatgttgcacaagaatgagttttgccaacatGTGTAACCTTGTGTAAAGAACTCAAAACtccttcaaccttaactagctattgatatggtaatttagtttatagttattaagttaattattaatcaaagttccaaattcatagattagtacactttgagactgaattggctatctttttccctgagtccagggtggtgcctcattattattaattcttattgataattttattgattttaataattaataattatcttgataatcatgaattattgctgatagccaaacttgtagccacggcccaacaaTATAGTATGGTGTCATTAGCAGTAGTGTTATGATCACacacttgttgttttcttgtgtttctgtaggAGACGGCCTGGAAACTCACAACGGACAGAAGTTCACCACCCTCGACAAAGACCAGGACTCCGACAACGCTAACTGTGCCAAACAATTCCTGGGGGCGTTCTGGTACAACGTCTGTTTCAATGCAAACCCCAATGGGGTTTATCGCTGGGGGGCTGATGGGACTGTCTATGCTGTAGGAGTGGAGTGGTACCAGTGGAAGGGTCATGACTACTCCCTGAAGACCATCAGCATGAAGATTCGTCCTGTGCAGTAATTCTCCAGAACGAACAAACAGCAGAATATCTGttgatctctttctttctttctctctgatctAGTCTGTAACCTCACagatatttcaaataaatatttccagCATCAATAAAAGTCAGGTgtagagtgtgtttgtgagcagcTGCTGGGTGTAAAGTCTTGTGTCAAACAGCTGTTGGTGTAGAGAAATGATTGGACAGGTGGGGAACTTAGTGGAGGATCCAGAGGAACAAATACAGAGCAGCTTACATCAGaaacatcacatgacatcactgaaGTGATGACGAACCAAATGACAGACGGAGTTGACTTGTATTGGAGCTAAAAGCAGCTTGAACTCTGCTGAAATGAACACGTTCCACCACTAGATGTCTCTGTTGTCTGTATTAGTTCCATCTAGTTGTATCCACAGACTGACTGTATATCTGAGCTTTCAGCAGGACACAAACTACACATGAACCCTCACACTGTCACACAGGGGTGGAAAATAACTgactacatttactcaagtactgtagaACAATTTTTAactacttgtactttactggagtatttccatgtgatgctactttctacatttcagagggaaatattgtactttctactccactacatttatttgacagctttagttacttttcagatgaagatttgacacaatggataatataacaagcttttaaaatacaacacattgttaaagatgaaaccagtggtttccaacctttttggcttttgacgtcttacaaaaagcagtgtgtagtcggggtcacatttcacatgtctatgagttgttaacagctccaccaaatagtgatttttccctctaaacttctcacatgctttcatttcaataaatgttcaaatgatccaatatttcagcaaaaatcaaagattagaggaaaagtccaaaaactgaaaacagatttgtgtatcagaactttgttttttcttctttcctctcccattaatcatctcaccacccctcagatttatctgctgaccctttggaggggccccacccctaggttgggaaccactggactaaactagctaactgtatataaagtagtgtaaactagctccacctccagcagctacaacagtaacatgctgctctaacactgatgcttcactattaataatctaatgatgtcatatataataatatatcagtcagagggaccaaaccactacttttactgcaatactttaactacatcaagctcataatacttatgtacttttactgcaatactttaactacatcaagctcataatacttatgtacttttactgcaatactttaactacatcaagctcataatacttatgtacttttactgcaatactttaactacatcaagctcataatacttatgtacttttactgcaatactttaactacatcaagctcataatacttatgtacttttactgcaatactttaactacatcaagctcataatacttatgtacttttactgtaggaggatttttcatgcaggacttttacttgtaatggagtatttttacattgtttttttggtagttttactgcagtaaaggatctgaatacttcttccaccattattagcaaatacatattcaataaAGTTTTCAAGTTCTTTATGTGTGCACTCTTAATATCACTGGGTCAAAATTTACCCAGTTTGAGTCGAACTGAACTCGTTGTGTGGAacacaaaattaattaacacaaaataaattagAGGTCAAAATTACAGACTGGTACTTGACAAAGTTGACCTAATCTTGCATTGGTGCCATATTGACCCAGACCAGGTAAAATTCTCACCCAAAGGAATTTGTTTTGGGGAAACAAATTcctttgtcttattttttttaccatgaaaTTAGAAACAATTGATTAAATATCTCAGCAGTAACAGACACAATGACACCAGTCGATCCAGCACTAAAGTCAAATAATGAATCTCTACTTCCTTCCTCTAACATGCAGTTATTCtattactgtaattactttgtttttctccctttttctgttGTGTCTTTAATATATGTTTAATGTCActctttcaaattaaaattaaaggaaaTAATAGATCACAgcttgttaaataaacaaaaaaacagtttaacagttCAAGACCAGCTTTAATTTgtcataatttattgatttcttttcagTTTAAAGAACAATTAATTATAACTGTTTATCAGAAGAAACAGTAGCtgttaaattataaatgttctgatttatatacattcactcacacaaacacacacacacacacacacacacacacacacacacacacacacacacacacacacactcacacactcacacacacacacacacacacacacacacacacacacacacacacacacactcacacacacacacacacacacacacaccgacagtTTGAAACAGTTCGGTCTCTGAACTTTTGTCCATCGCAGCATCGACTCCTGaagtttttctgtttcatccTGAACAGTCGACTCGTCACTTCGACCACAAGCGAcgtgaaaaacaaacatctgcaagtgaaatgtagaaaaataatccagGTTCTCTTCTCTTAGAAATATTACACCtacaaagaaatattttgtcttttattaaagtctgaaaacctttttaacttgtaaaataaaactgagaTTAATTTATCTGTTTCTAATTCTTTTAAGTTCTTTCAAGAGTTTTCTAGAAtcgacacacaaacacatgtttgtttggtttttagGGAATTTTCCATGAATTAATTTCTGGGATAAAATCTGTACAAAAGAGACGCTGCACTTTGAAAAGACGCATTATGGTGcaactttttcttgtttcaagCAAAATAAGAAAcctaatgaaaacaaatgtttttcagcGTAAACGTCAAGACGTCAAGAAagaaaggttttgtttttacatttggcGTTTGCTCGGCATGTATTAGAATCCAAAAACAGGTTTAGTTTTTATCAGATCTCACAAAAgaatcattttgtcttttattaaagCCTAAAAACATTGTGAACTCGTGTAAAATAAGAGCGAGTTTAATTTATCTGTATATGAATCACAGATCactttttttcaggattttccagagatttttaaatttctgtgaaCAAAAGAGACAATGCAggatttgtctttttcttcttctacacaaAATAAGTCTCAGAGGCTGAGAACAAAtgttttatcaattaatcaattagttgtttgtctataaaatgtcagaaaatgctgaaaaatgtcGCTCACTGGGTGCGTTCCAGTATCCAGACTACCAGACTATTTAATATGCCAGAAAAAGATGCCAAAAACACCAGAATGTCCTGCTGCATCCGGTCGtattttgcagattaatttactagttggcaactaatctatgaattgactaattattactgaaaatatttccatttcaaagaaagaaaagagtcttggattatttttctctgcttttctgttgCTCGGACTCTAATAATAACCCCACAAACAGGTCCGGGTTGAGTTTTTCGGCGTCC is drawn from Thunnus thynnus chromosome 20, fThuThy2.1, whole genome shotgun sequence and contains these coding sequences:
- the LOC137172075 gene encoding microfibril-associated glycoprotein 4-like; this translates as MMKLVSVVLLLLAPVLTSCLRLVLPLDCSDIYNHDSTRPSGVYTIYPIGATSAVQVYCDMDSDGGRWTVFQRRMDGSVNFYRPWDHYKKGFGIAAGEYWLGLENLFHLTQRKKVELLVDMEDFSGNKVSARYSSFSIESESNGYKLHVSGFTDGGAGDGLETHNGQKFTTLDKDQDSDNANCAKQFLGAFWYNVCFNANPNGVYRWGADGTVYAVGVEWYQWKGHDYSLKTISMKIRPVQ